In Chitinispirillales bacterium, the following are encoded in one genomic region:
- a CDS encoding pyridoxine 5'-phosphate synthase — MTKLGVNIDHVATLRQARGGVQPDPIHAAAIAEIAGASAITAHLREDRRHMNDRDIYLIKQMVMTSFNLEMAVTPEMVSMAVDIRPNMVTLVPEKREEKTTEGGLVIRRHEKELADMVEKMSENNILISVFIDPDFDQIKSALKIGATHVELHTGYYANAKGRAQEEELERIRDAAAFANKLGLIVNAGHGLNYQNTAPVAQIEGISELNIGHSIISRAVFIGLENAVKDMLRIINTSSLV, encoded by the coding sequence ATGACTAAACTCGGCGTTAATATCGACCATGTCGCCACACTGCGTCAAGCCAGAGGCGGAGTTCAACCGGATCCTATTCATGCGGCGGCTATAGCGGAAATCGCAGGGGCGAGCGCAATTACGGCGCATCTTAGAGAAGACAGACGGCACATGAACGATCGTGACATTTATTTGATAAAGCAGATGGTAATGACTTCGTTTAATCTTGAAATGGCGGTGACTCCCGAAATGGTTTCAATGGCGGTGGATATTCGTCCGAATATGGTGACTTTAGTTCCGGAAAAACGTGAAGAAAAAACAACCGAAGGCGGATTGGTTATACGCAGACATGAAAAAGAATTGGCTGATATGGTAGAAAAAATGTCGGAAAACAATATTTTGATTTCGGTTTTTATTGACCCTGACTTCGATCAAATAAAGTCGGCGTTAAAAATAGGTGCGACCCATGTCGAACTGCACACCGGATATTATGCAAATGCTAAAGGAAGAGCCCAGGAAGAAGAATTGGAAAGGATTCGCGACGCGGCCGCTTTTGCAAACAAATTAGGACTTATTGTAAATGCCGGACACGGTTTGAATTATCAAAATACCGCTCCTGTCGCCCAAATAGAAGGAATATCGGAATTGAATATAGGGCATTCGATAATTTCGCGGGCTGTATTCATCGGTTTGGAAAATGCGGTGAAAGATATGCTTAGAATCATAAATACGTCAAGTTTGGTATAA